Proteins from a genomic interval of Diaphorobacter sp. HDW4A:
- a CDS encoding IclR family transcriptional regulator — translation MATQRTTKSSGVSGNEAVATTTAATSNKAPRGTRVRPVPAVSRTIAILRLLGDTKQPMGVKAIADALELIPSTCLHILRVLVSEGLVTVDPSTKRYALGSGMISLARSVLGGGSFAQLVQPALDRLAAHSGVTAMGVEVTGVQSAVVLALSRSDQPFRFHTDVGSQFNSLVSATGRLIAAHNGETWSQLRKRFDKIEWDNAPTFDQWKSEIEQARALGWSMDRDHFINGMTAVAVPVIGQSGRMTHTLASVGLSSHLDPSAVNALAARMLQEARQLAGALP, via the coding sequence ATGGCAACTCAGCGCACGACGAAATCTTCCGGTGTCTCCGGCAATGAAGCGGTGGCAACGACAACAGCCGCCACGAGCAACAAGGCACCGCGCGGCACGCGCGTGCGCCCCGTGCCTGCAGTGAGCCGCACCATTGCCATCCTGCGCCTGCTGGGCGACACCAAGCAGCCCATGGGGGTGAAAGCGATTGCTGATGCGCTGGAGCTGATCCCGAGCACCTGCCTGCATATTCTGCGGGTGCTGGTGAGCGAAGGGCTGGTGACGGTCGATCCCTCCACCAAGCGCTATGCGCTCGGTAGCGGCATGATCAGTCTGGCACGCAGCGTGCTGGGCGGTGGCAGTTTTGCGCAGCTGGTGCAACCGGCGCTTGATCGCCTTGCCGCGCACAGTGGTGTGACGGCGATGGGCGTGGAGGTGACCGGCGTGCAGTCGGCCGTGGTGTTGGCGCTGTCGCGCTCGGACCAGCCGTTTCGCTTTCACACCGATGTGGGCAGCCAGTTCAACTCACTCGTCAGCGCGACCGGGCGGCTGATCGCGGCGCACAACGGCGAGACCTGGTCGCAACTGCGCAAGCGGTTTGACAAGATCGAGTGGGACAACGCGCCCACGTTCGATCAGTGGAAAAGCGAGATCGAGCAGGCCCGCGCGTTGGGCTGGAGCATGGATCGCGACCACTTCATCAATGGCATGACGGCGGTGGCGGTTCCGGTGATCGGGCAGTCCGGGCGCATGACCCACACGCTCGCGTCGGTGGGTCTGTCCAGCCATCTGGATCCTTCCGCTGTCAATGCGCTGGCAGCCAGGATGCTGCAGGAAGCGCGTCAACTCGCGGGCGCTCTGCCCTGA
- a CDS encoding tripartite tricarboxylate transporter substrate binding protein — MKTVAEQGYPGYEVIAWNALYAPRGTPAQVIATVNAAMNKALARPETRQRLLELGFEPAGGAPGDLATFAKSERTKWAPVIKSAGLKAD, encoded by the coding sequence GTGAAGACGGTGGCCGAGCAGGGCTACCCGGGCTACGAGGTGATTGCGTGGAACGCGCTCTATGCACCGCGCGGCACGCCGGCGCAGGTGATCGCCACCGTCAACGCGGCGATGAACAAGGCCCTCGCGCGGCCCGAGACGCGTCAGCGCCTGCTGGAGCTGGGCTTCGAGCCTGCAGGTGGTGCGCCCGGCGATCTGGCGACGTTCGCCAAATCGGAGCGCACCAAATGGGCGCCCGTCATCAAGAGTGCAGGGCTGAAGGCAGACTGA
- a CDS encoding PaaI family thioesterase, with protein sequence MNSTGSITTAAHLESLQWKPRDLPGHIGQIGPMWTRKEPEGWAYGLLCESKHLNPAGVMHGGVTTSLLDHAISAVAWETAGRLPCLTVQLDTHFLAPVAEGQFAEVRVKVNSRSRSLMFLYGEMVVNGTLSATTQAVMKIMAAART encoded by the coding sequence ATGAACTCCACAGGCTCAATCACCACTGCGGCGCACCTCGAATCTCTCCAATGGAAACCCCGCGATCTCCCCGGCCACATCGGTCAGATCGGCCCCATGTGGACGCGCAAAGAGCCCGAGGGTTGGGCCTACGGTCTGCTGTGCGAGAGCAAGCATCTCAACCCTGCTGGCGTGATGCATGGCGGGGTGACGACCAGCTTGCTTGATCACGCAATCAGCGCCGTGGCATGGGAAACGGCTGGCAGGTTGCCGTGCCTGACAGTGCAGCTCGACACGCACTTTCTCGCACCGGTGGCCGAGGGGCAGTTTGCCGAGGTGCGGGTGAAGGTGAACAGCCGCTCGCGCAGTCTGATGTTTCTCTATGGTGAAATGGTGGTGAATGGCACGCTCTCGGCGACGACGCAGGCGGTCATGAAGATAATGGCTGCGGCCCGCACCTGA
- a CDS encoding LysR family transcriptional regulator, whose amino-acid sequence MRDLADGFAWARRLKVRHLESLLVLEKAGTLTEAAARLHLTQSAMSHWLAEMESLVGAPIVVRGRQLELTPAGQLMKRLAISVLGDVSRIGQELHAAAQGKASRLHVGSVWAGMASLLPSTITLFHAVHPSVAVMVTEEPFNTLLERLTRGELDVVMGTIDARAQHITLNHEVLFDDEVCVVAGRGSRHWGTQSHHLLSELIDENWVVPPHGTSMRSQLDSALVDAGVPWLQPKVETAAITTLLAMLNRGDYIGICSAEMTRYQVAQGTLQHIEIDRIIKFGAVGVLWNRDIYSETVNDFVNIAKTVGRTEHAHTLESAP is encoded by the coding sequence ATGCGTGACTTGGCCGATGGATTTGCCTGGGCTCGACGGCTGAAAGTCCGGCATCTGGAATCGCTGTTGGTGCTTGAAAAGGCGGGGACTCTGACCGAGGCTGCAGCACGACTGCATTTGACCCAATCGGCGATGTCACATTGGCTCGCAGAAATGGAAAGTCTGGTTGGCGCTCCCATCGTGGTTCGAGGTCGGCAGCTGGAGCTGACGCCTGCCGGGCAGCTGATGAAACGGCTCGCCATCAGCGTGCTCGGCGACGTATCCCGAATCGGACAGGAGCTTCATGCCGCGGCGCAGGGCAAGGCTTCCCGGCTGCATGTGGGCAGCGTCTGGGCGGGCATGGCCTCCTTGCTGCCATCGACCATCACCCTGTTCCATGCCGTGCATCCGTCAGTCGCGGTCATGGTGACGGAAGAGCCTTTCAACACGCTGCTGGAACGTCTCACGCGCGGGGAGCTGGACGTGGTGATGGGAACGATCGATGCGCGTGCGCAGCACATCACCCTCAACCACGAAGTCCTCTTTGATGACGAGGTATGCGTCGTCGCGGGACGGGGCAGCAGACATTGGGGAACGCAATCGCACCACCTCCTCAGCGAGTTGATCGACGAGAACTGGGTCGTACCTCCGCACGGAACCTCGATGCGCAGCCAACTCGACTCGGCACTGGTGGATGCGGGGGTCCCCTGGCTTCAACCCAAGGTGGAAACGGCAGCGATCACAACGTTGCTCGCCATGCTCAATCGAGGGGACTACATCGGAATCTGTTCCGCAGAAATGACCCGGTACCAAGTGGCACAAGGCACACTGCAGCACATCGAGATTGATCGCATCATCAAATTCGGCGCCGTGGGCGTTCTCTGGAACCGAGATATCTACTCAGAGACCGTGAACGACTTTGTGAACATCGCCAAAACGGTCGGTCGCACAGAGCATGCCCACACACTGGAATCTGCGCCATAA
- a CDS encoding tripartite tricarboxylate transporter substrate binding protein, with the protein MALAAISGLATRPVFAQDFPTKPIRLVVPQGPGSGADATGRQLAEFLARHLNGSVVVDNKPGANGILAASVVAKEKPDGYTVFLTSVSIASFNQHLYKKVPYDALNDFTYIAPVADASFMVIASKSSGIKNWADFVVKAKQSPGKLTFASGGLGNSTHLYMEKIARDLGLDLRHIPYKGSGPALLSVVSGETDLMCVTTVTALPQYEAGTVIALAQSGDKRASRMADIPLIKELAPGVPALPGWYALVGPAGMASDVVKKMSSAVSAFLEDEQNKKKLNEQFLFPIPGSSEQIKARAAQESKVWGDLIKTLNITLD; encoded by the coding sequence ATGGCTTTGGCAGCCATCTCGGGCTTGGCGACACGGCCTGTGTTCGCCCAGGATTTTCCAACGAAGCCAATCAGACTGGTGGTTCCGCAAGGGCCGGGCTCAGGCGCAGACGCCACGGGACGACAGCTGGCGGAATTTCTGGCGAGACATCTCAACGGTTCGGTGGTGGTGGACAACAAGCCGGGCGCGAACGGCATTCTGGCCGCTTCCGTGGTGGCAAAGGAGAAGCCTGATGGATACACGGTATTTCTCACCAGTGTTTCCATCGCGAGCTTCAACCAGCATCTGTACAAGAAGGTGCCATACGACGCGTTGAACGATTTCACGTATATCGCGCCCGTGGCGGATGCCAGCTTCATGGTGATCGCGAGCAAGAGCAGCGGAATCAAAAACTGGGCCGACTTCGTTGTCAAGGCAAAGCAGTCGCCGGGAAAGCTGACGTTCGCCAGCGGTGGTCTTGGAAATTCGACGCATCTCTACATGGAGAAGATCGCACGCGATCTCGGACTCGATCTTCGGCATATTCCATACAAGGGCTCGGGGCCCGCGCTGCTTTCCGTCGTTTCCGGAGAAACGGATCTGATGTGCGTGACCACGGTGACCGCTCTCCCGCAATACGAGGCCGGTACGGTCATCGCATTGGCACAGTCCGGCGACAAGCGCGCCAGCCGCATGGCAGACATTCCGCTGATCAAGGAACTCGCGCCGGGTGTTCCGGCACTGCCGGGTTGGTATGCCTTGGTGGGGCCTGCAGGAATGGCGTCTGATGTTGTCAAGAAAATGTCCTCGGCCGTTTCGGCATTTCTTGAAGATGAGCAGAACAAGAAGAAGCTGAACGAGCAATTTCTGTTCCCGATTCCTGGCAGCAGCGAGCAGATCAAGGCACGCGCCGCTCAGGAATCAAAAGTCTGGGGCGATCTGATCAAGACGCTGAACATTACGCTGGATTGA
- a CDS encoding VF530 family DNA-binding protein, with amino-acid sequence MTTPEQPRSRDPLHGVTLERMVTDLADYFGWAELGERIPVRCFNLDPSVASSLKFLRKTPWAREKVESLYLFMLRDQKREAARGSN; translated from the coding sequence ATGACCACTCCCGAACAGCCCCGATCCCGCGACCCCCTGCACGGCGTCACCCTCGAACGCATGGTGACCGATCTGGCCGACTACTTCGGCTGGGCCGAGCTGGGTGAACGCATTCCGGTGCGCTGCTTCAACCTCGACCCGAGCGTCGCCTCGAGCCTCAAGTTCCTGCGCAAGACGCCGTGGGCGCGCGAGAAGGTGGAGAGTCTTTATCTGTTCATGCTGCGCGATCAGAAGCGCGAGGCCGCACGCGGCAGCAACTGA
- a CDS encoding CaiB/BaiF CoA-transferase family protein translates to MTSPSTAGFSPLAGFKVLDLSQGVAGPYCAQLLCHQGAEVIKIEPPQGDWGRHVGVARNGHSTLSNTFNSGKLSVAVDARQPQGKALILELARKTDVVIQSFRPQVMQRLGLDPASLAAEGIDPVYVSISGYGADGPFAEHPATDSVMQADSGLMNTNRDASGTPQRVGLLLADIATGVYAAQACTAALLHKLKTGRGTHVELNLFNVCCALQSSMISDEVIAKQLTRQAVSAPNGIFQAADGQLTILALNTEHFERICSALDLPHWKSDPRFATNDLRLQHRELLHAEMALVVLTRTVDDLAAVLTQHSVLHARVRTAQEVVDHPQAMHLTTFNTLHQPGFGDMLMSATPWKCHGEPPVPSPQVGEHTWQVLGSLGLEAVQIQVLADARIIALGGLPTEPSR, encoded by the coding sequence GTGACCTCACCGTCAACAGCGGGGTTTTCCCCACTCGCAGGATTCAAGGTGCTCGACCTGAGCCAGGGCGTGGCCGGACCGTATTGCGCGCAGTTGCTGTGCCATCAGGGGGCCGAGGTCATCAAGATCGAGCCGCCACAAGGCGACTGGGGCCGGCATGTCGGCGTTGCCAGAAACGGCCACAGCACGCTCTCCAACACCTTCAACAGCGGCAAGCTGAGCGTGGCGGTGGACGCTCGCCAGCCGCAGGGCAAGGCCCTGATTCTGGAGCTCGCGAGAAAGACAGACGTGGTGATCCAGAGCTTTCGCCCGCAGGTCATGCAGCGGCTCGGGTTGGACCCGGCAAGCCTTGCGGCAGAGGGGATCGATCCGGTCTACGTCTCTATCAGCGGCTATGGTGCCGATGGGCCGTTTGCCGAGCACCCCGCAACTGACTCCGTCATGCAGGCCGACAGTGGTCTGATGAACACCAACCGCGACGCGAGCGGCACGCCGCAGCGCGTGGGTCTGCTGCTGGCTGACATCGCCACCGGCGTGTACGCCGCGCAGGCCTGCACGGCCGCGCTGCTGCACAAACTCAAGACAGGCCGGGGCACACATGTTGAACTCAATCTCTTCAACGTGTGCTGCGCGCTGCAGTCTTCAATGATCTCGGACGAGGTGATCGCCAAGCAGCTGACCCGTCAGGCGGTGAGCGCGCCGAATGGCATCTTTCAGGCGGCCGATGGCCAGCTCACGATCCTTGCGCTCAACACCGAGCACTTCGAGCGCATCTGCAGCGCGCTCGACCTGCCACACTGGAAGAGCGATCCGCGCTTTGCCACCAACGACCTGCGGCTGCAGCATCGCGAGCTACTGCACGCAGAAATGGCACTCGTGGTGCTGACCCGTACGGTGGATGACCTTGCCGCCGTGCTCACACAGCACAGCGTGCTGCATGCCCGCGTGCGCACGGCACAGGAGGTGGTGGACCACCCGCAGGCCATGCACCTCACCACGTTCAACACCCTGCATCAACCGGGCTTCGGCGACATGCTCATGTCCGCCACACCGTGGAAATGCCATGGCGAGCCGCCTGTACCCTCGCCGCAGGTGGGCGAGCACACGTGGCAGGTGCTCGGCAGCCTAGGGCTCGAAGCAGTCCAGATACAGGTGCTGGCAGACGCGCGGATCATCGCGTTGGGCGGTCTGCCGACGGAGCCCTCACGATGA
- a CDS encoding NADPH:quinone oxidoreductase family protein: MKAIVCRAYGAPREVTSVQSIGAPRIVGDNEVLIEVHHATVSHATGLLIEGRYQKSPPFPFVPGTEGVGRVLRTGSTVRHVQPGDTVVFICDWGAYSEQLVVHATTVYPVPKTLDPLKALALPISYGTAYTALHWRAQVREGDSILVLGAGSGVGLAAVELAAQIPNVTVIACASNEGKRLAALRHGAQHAVDPQHLIEQVKQLTHGLGASIVFDPVGGDLLLTSLRCTAPNGKVLIIGFASGTIPQVPMNIALVKNLTIHGFFYGQYIGWTPANERERYADDMQSMMAELLDMALREAIHPGITQVLRMTQLCDALDALHGRAVVGKLALAIHGDAR, encoded by the coding sequence ATGAAAGCCATCGTCTGCCGCGCGTATGGAGCGCCGCGCGAAGTCACCTCGGTACAGTCCATCGGTGCACCCCGTATCGTGGGCGACAACGAGGTACTGATCGAGGTGCACCACGCCACGGTCAGTCACGCCACAGGGTTGCTCATCGAGGGCCGCTACCAGAAATCGCCGCCCTTTCCCTTCGTGCCCGGCACCGAGGGCGTCGGCCGGGTGCTACGCACGGGAAGCACCGTGCGCCATGTGCAGCCCGGCGACACGGTGGTGTTCATCTGCGATTGGGGCGCGTACAGCGAGCAACTGGTGGTCCACGCCACCACGGTCTATCCGGTGCCGAAGACGCTGGACCCGCTCAAGGCACTGGCGCTACCGATTTCGTATGGCACTGCTTACACCGCACTGCATTGGCGGGCGCAAGTGCGCGAGGGCGATTCCATTCTCGTGCTCGGCGCGGGCTCGGGCGTGGGGTTGGCGGCTGTGGAGTTGGCCGCGCAGATTCCGAACGTCACCGTGATCGCCTGCGCAAGCAACGAGGGCAAACGGCTGGCCGCTCTGCGCCATGGTGCGCAGCATGCGGTCGATCCACAGCATTTGATCGAACAGGTCAAGCAACTCACCCATGGGCTGGGCGCGAGCATCGTGTTCGATCCAGTCGGTGGCGATCTACTGCTCACCTCCCTGCGCTGCACCGCGCCGAATGGCAAGGTACTCATCATCGGCTTTGCAAGCGGCACGATCCCACAGGTCCCAATGAATATCGCGCTCGTGAAGAACCTTACGATTCACGGCTTCTTCTACGGCCAATACATCGGCTGGACACCGGCCAATGAACGCGAGCGCTACGCCGACGACATGCAATCGATGATGGCCGAACTGCTCGACATGGCGCTGCGAGAGGCCATTCATCCCGGGATCACACAGGTACTGCGGATGACTCAACTCTGCGACGCGCTCGACGCACTGCATGGCCGCGCGGTGGTGGGCAAGCTGGCTCTCGCCATTCACGGAGACGCAAGATGA
- a CDS encoding Tn3-like element IS1071 family transposase, with protein MQGWHTTFLGMRGLPRDISDFEMKAFFTFDGAERDAINARRGDSHKLGLALHIGFLRMSGRLLGAFRVIPVALWRHLGNELGIAAPEVASLRAMYERGRTLFDHQQVACTVLGFQWMSEHQRRSLVRELRDEVARCADRDQLLVRARQWLYKNKLVIVHERAIRTLIAAALAQLEVETGTAIAASVDPATLDRWRASVSELRPDGQTQQSWLWAAPAKHSTRQISEVLERIDLLYTLDVHKHLADIPDLILRRYARRLVSRPPSAGAKIKEPARTVEVACFLRYCLFTTTDQLILMVQRRIADLWRQAAADVPATVNWAAMYKTLLGELVALSAQGAVPDAELRARLEALITETQKRKPPSRASLVREGLIDGIRPVRSLLVAIAKLPWQATGEHPAIEYLAKLQALYLKGSRKLPVEVVAPSLGMIWQVSISSPDRERAFQALEVATLFALRRAVRNGSVWIEHSLSFRGRARLFFTDERWQAESKKHYARLSLPSKAATFLKPLLARVTAGVDAVAAAARSGVLRVDDELHLSPLPAEDEDPEVTKLRAALGHRIGEVQLPEVILAVDAQVRFSWIMLGREPRSTDELLMVYAGIMAHGTSLTAVECARMIPQLSATSIRQAMRWARDERRLSQACQAVLEFMQRHPIAATWGRSDLASSDMMSMETTKRVWQARLDPRRNTPSIGIYSHVKDRWGIFHAQPFVLNERQAGVAIEGVIRQEKLETSQLAVDTHGYTDFAMSHARLLGFDLCPRLKELKQRHLFVPRGTKVPAEIAAVCEANVDVALIEKHWDSLVHLAASVMSGHASAVAALARFGSAAQGDPIYEAGVQLGRLLRTAFLADYFVKDAFRNELRRVLNRGEAVNALKRAIYTGRISPAQAKRVDEMQAVADALSLMANIVMAWNTSQMQAVLDRWSNRRQVIPPELIGKIAPTRLESINLRGVFRFPVDRYADQILPSRPNASITGTNG; from the coding sequence ATGCAGGGTTGGCACACAACGTTTTTGGGGATGCGTGGGCTCCCCCGCGATATCAGCGACTTCGAGATGAAGGCATTTTTCACCTTCGATGGTGCCGAGCGCGACGCAATCAATGCACGCCGAGGTGATTCCCACAAGCTTGGTCTGGCGCTCCATATTGGTTTCCTGCGCATGAGTGGGCGTTTGCTCGGTGCCTTTCGGGTAATTCCAGTAGCCTTGTGGCGCCACCTTGGCAACGAGCTTGGCATTGCAGCACCAGAAGTCGCCTCGCTGAGAGCCATGTATGAACGCGGGCGCACGCTATTCGATCACCAACAAGTAGCCTGCACGGTCCTTGGATTCCAGTGGATGAGCGAGCACCAGCGCCGCTCACTGGTACGTGAACTGCGCGACGAAGTGGCGCGCTGCGCCGACCGCGATCAGCTACTCGTGCGGGCGCGTCAATGGCTGTACAAGAACAAGCTGGTGATCGTGCACGAGCGGGCAATTCGGACACTGATTGCGGCGGCACTTGCCCAGCTTGAAGTTGAAACAGGCACCGCCATCGCCGCCAGCGTTGATCCAGCAACACTTGATCGCTGGCGAGCCTCAGTTTCAGAGCTGCGCCCAGATGGACAAACCCAGCAGAGTTGGCTATGGGCTGCACCGGCGAAACACTCAACCCGCCAAATCAGCGAGGTACTGGAGCGCATCGACCTGCTTTACACGCTGGACGTTCATAAGCACCTGGCAGACATCCCCGATCTCATCTTGCGCCGCTACGCGCGCCGACTTGTCTCCAGGCCGCCCTCAGCCGGAGCCAAGATCAAAGAGCCAGCGCGCACCGTGGAGGTCGCATGCTTTCTTCGGTATTGCCTGTTCACCACCACAGACCAGTTGATCCTTATGGTGCAGCGCCGGATCGCCGATCTGTGGCGTCAGGCTGCCGCCGATGTCCCCGCTACCGTCAATTGGGCCGCAATGTACAAAACGCTGCTCGGCGAACTTGTTGCCTTGAGCGCGCAAGGTGCGGTGCCAGATGCTGAGTTGCGTGCCCGTCTTGAAGCCTTGATCACCGAAACCCAGAAACGCAAACCACCGAGCAGGGCCTCCCTGGTCCGCGAGGGATTGATTGATGGAATTCGCCCCGTGCGGTCGTTGCTCGTCGCCATTGCAAAGCTGCCCTGGCAGGCCACCGGCGAGCATCCTGCCATCGAGTACCTTGCCAAGCTGCAAGCTTTATATCTCAAAGGATCCAGAAAGCTGCCAGTTGAAGTGGTGGCACCAAGTCTGGGAATGATCTGGCAGGTTTCGATCTCCAGCCCAGACCGGGAACGGGCGTTTCAGGCGTTGGAGGTGGCCACCCTGTTTGCCCTGCGCCGCGCGGTGCGCAATGGCTCGGTCTGGATTGAGCACAGCCTGAGCTTTCGGGGTCGTGCGCGCTTGTTCTTCACGGACGAGCGTTGGCAGGCAGAGTCCAAGAAACACTATGCCCGTCTATCGTTACCCAGCAAGGCTGCCACTTTCTTGAAGCCTTTGCTGGCCAGAGTAACTGCCGGTGTCGATGCGGTGGCCGCTGCAGCCCGCAGTGGCGTACTGCGCGTGGATGATGAACTCCATTTGTCGCCATTGCCCGCAGAGGACGAAGACCCAGAAGTGACCAAGCTGCGCGCGGCTTTGGGTCACCGCATCGGTGAGGTTCAATTGCCGGAAGTGATTCTGGCCGTTGACGCCCAGGTGCGCTTTAGCTGGATCATGCTCGGACGTGAGCCGCGCTCTACCGACGAGCTGCTGATGGTCTATGCCGGCATCATGGCCCACGGCACCAGTCTGACTGCGGTCGAATGCGCGCGCATGATTCCGCAATTGTCTGCCACCAGCATTCGCCAGGCCATGCGCTGGGCGCGGGACGAACGGCGTCTGAGCCAGGCCTGCCAGGCTGTGCTGGAATTCATGCAGCGACACCCGATTGCCGCCACCTGGGGGCGGTCCGATTTGGCATCTTCTGACATGATGAGCATGGAGACCACCAAACGGGTGTGGCAAGCCCGGCTTGATCCTCGGCGCAACACACCTTCCATTGGAATCTACTCCCATGTAAAAGACCGGTGGGGCATCTTCCATGCGCAGCCCTTTGTGCTCAATGAGCGCCAGGCGGGCGTGGCCATTGAAGGTGTCATCCGCCAAGAAAAGCTGGAGACCAGCCAGCTTGCTGTGGATACCCATGGCTACACCGACTTTGCCATGTCACATGCCCGTTTGCTTGGTTTTGATCTTTGCCCGCGGTTGAAGGAACTCAAACAGCGCCACCTCTTTGTGCCACGCGGCACCAAAGTGCCCGCAGAAATCGCTGCGGTGTGCGAAGCCAATGTCGACGTCGCTTTGATCGAAAAGCATTGGGATAGTCTGGTGCACCTGGCAGCCTCGGTCATGAGCGGACATGCCAGTGCGGTGGCAGCTCTTGCGCGGTTCGGTTCTGCCGCCCAGGGCGATCCAATCTATGAGGCTGGCGTGCAATTGGGGCGGTTGCTGCGTACGGCGTTTTTGGCTGACTACTTTGTCAAGGACGCTTTCAGGAACGAGTTGCGCCGGGTGCTCAATCGGGGCGAGGCTGTTAACGCCCTCAAGCGCGCCATTTATACCGGCCGGATCAGCCCGGCGCAGGCCAAACGTGTCGATGAAATGCAGGCTGTGGCCGATGCGTTGAGCCTGATGGCCAACATCGTGATGGCGTGGAATACCTCACAGATGCAGGCGGTCCTGGATCGCTGGTCGAACCGCCGCCAGGTCATTCCACCGGAACTGATCGGGAAGATTGCGCCCACCAGGCTGGAGAGCATCAACTTGCGGGGTGTGTTTCGCTTCCCGGTTGACCGCTATGCTGACCAAATCCTGCCTTCGCGGCCAAATGCATCGATAACTGGCACCAATGGATGA